A portion of the Anoxybacillus gonensis genome contains these proteins:
- the pseI gene encoding pseudaminic acid synthase, which translates to MDFKVMDKFIGPNHKPFIIAEMSGNHNQSLERALAIVEAAAKAGAHALKIQTYTADTMTLNLENPEFKIEDSDSLWKGNTLYQLYQQAYTPWEWHKPIFDRARELGMIPFSTPFDETAVDFLEELDVPMYKIASFENNDIPLIKKVASTGKPMIISTGMATVAELDETVRAAREAGCKDLVLLKCTSTYPASPENTNILTIPHMRELFDCQVGLSDHTMGVGVAVASVALGATVIEKHFTLSRADGGVDSAFSMEPDEMKALVVETERAWQALGEVKYGPMEKEKASLKFRRSIYVAQDIKEGELFTRENIKIIRPGYGLPPKYYDLVIGKTAKKDVKKGTPLSWDMLL; encoded by the coding sequence ATGGATTTTAAAGTGATGGATAAATTTATAGGTCCAAACCATAAGCCGTTTATTATTGCGGAAATGTCTGGGAACCATAATCAATCCTTAGAACGTGCTTTAGCGATTGTTGAAGCAGCTGCTAAGGCTGGAGCACACGCGTTAAAGATTCAAACATATACAGCGGATACAATGACATTGAATTTGGAAAATCCTGAATTTAAAATTGAAGATAGCGATAGTTTATGGAAGGGGAATACGTTATATCAGCTATACCAACAAGCCTATACTCCTTGGGAATGGCACAAACCTATTTTTGATCGTGCCCGAGAATTAGGAATGATTCCTTTTAGCACCCCTTTCGATGAAACAGCAGTAGACTTTTTAGAAGAATTAGATGTACCAATGTATAAGATTGCATCTTTTGAAAATAATGATATTCCACTTATTAAGAAAGTTGCTTCAACAGGTAAACCAATGATTATTTCAACGGGAATGGCAACCGTAGCTGAATTGGATGAAACTGTTCGAGCAGCGAGAGAAGCAGGTTGTAAGGATCTAGTTCTTTTGAAATGTACAAGCACCTATCCAGCCTCTCCTGAAAATACAAATATATTAACCATTCCGCATATGAGGGAATTATTTGACTGTCAAGTCGGTTTATCCGATCACACGATGGGAGTAGGGGTTGCAGTTGCCAGTGTTGCGTTAGGAGCGACGGTCATTGAAAAGCATTTCACATTATCAAGAGCAGATGGTGGGGTAGATTCTGCGTTTTCAATGGAACCTGACGAAATGAAAGCTCTTGTAGTAGAGACGGAAAGAGCATGGCAGGCATTAGGGGAAGTAAAGTATGGTCCAATGGAGAAGGAGAAAGCATCATTGAAATTTAGAAGATCGATTTATGTGGCGCAAGACATAAAAGAAGGAGAATTGTTTACGAGAGAGAACATTAAAATTATTCGTCCCGGATATGGATTACCCCCAAAATATTATGATTTAGTCATCGGAAAAACGGCTAAGAAGGATGTAAAAAAAGGAACTCCATTAAGTTGGGACATGTTGTTATAA
- a CDS encoding ATP-grasp domain-containing protein, which translates to MYLNSVLITGCAGDIGLGISTILREIPWINRIYGTDINDQFPAEYFYDTFFKVPRVTQADYIEVISDLVKKHNVELIIPVSEPELRFFYINNIKKINGVPLLMPSFNIMEIGFDKLHTANYLRENGYPFPWTVEVSEGNPLEIPCIIKSRDGSGSKTVNIVRDDNLSFYKNNNNYKNFIFQELLLPDDEEYTCGVFRTKKGISRTIIFKRVLAGGRTGYAEVVKNDTIEKLLISLSKNINFQGSVNFQLRMTKKGPIIFEINPRFSSTVVFRHKLGFKDVQWAILDLFNELKEEHLRIPNNIVGKKIFRADKEIIF; encoded by the coding sequence ATGTATTTAAACTCCGTTCTTATTACAGGTTGTGCAGGAGATATTGGCTTAGGGATATCAACTATATTAAGAGAAATTCCTTGGATTAATAGAATATATGGTACCGATATAAATGACCAATTTCCTGCAGAATATTTTTATGATACATTTTTTAAAGTACCTAGAGTAACCCAAGCTGACTATATAGAAGTAATAAGTGATTTGGTAAAAAAACACAATGTAGAATTAATTATTCCAGTATCTGAGCCTGAACTTAGATTTTTTTATATAAACAATATAAAAAAAATTAATGGTGTCCCGTTATTAATGCCTAGCTTTAATATCATGGAAATAGGTTTTGATAAACTTCATACAGCAAATTACTTAAGGGAAAATGGATATCCTTTTCCATGGACTGTGGAGGTATCTGAGGGAAACCCACTGGAAATTCCATGTATAATTAAAAGTAGAGATGGATCTGGTAGTAAAACAGTTAATATCGTTCGAGATGATAATCTCTCTTTTTACAAAAATAATAATAATTATAAAAATTTTATTTTCCAAGAGTTACTCTTACCAGACGATGAAGAATATACGTGTGGTGTTTTTCGTACAAAAAAAGGTATTAGTCGAACAATTATTTTCAAAAGAGTATTAGCTGGAGGGAGAACAGGTTACGCGGAAGTTGTGAAAAACGATACAATTGAAAAATTACTTATTAGTTTATCAAAAAATATAAATTTTCAAGGAAGTGTTAATTTTCAGTTAAGAATGACTAAAAAGGGTCCGATTATTTTTGAGATAAATCCAAGATTTTCAAGTACAGTAGTATTCAGACATAAGTTAGGCTTTAAAGATGTACAATGGGCTATTCTTGATTTATTTAATGAATTAAAAGAGGAACATTTGCGTATACCAAATAATATCGTAGGAAAGAAGATTTTTAGAGCAGATAAAGAAATAATATTTTAA
- a CDS encoding metallophosphoesterase family protein has translation MKIGILSDIHGNYHALDTVLKHASKIGIEYFFVLGDLIGYYYQPEMVVRYIRKLPCTIIKGNHERMLKKILNKEIDINTVRMKYGYGHELALEKLSSEEIDWLIGLPDEEEVNIDGISFKLCHGSPLSPDEYVYPDCSQEKLNQYLASNHDCVFIGHSHYPFTYSYNGRLLVNVGSVGQSRDIGGLACWGIFNTDNSVYISHRTPYNISKLIEDIERYDYENDYLKSILTRNRLDNF, from the coding sequence ATGAAAATAGGTATTTTATCTGATATTCATGGAAATTATCACGCACTAGATACCGTGCTTAAACATGCTAGTAAGATTGGGATTGAATATTTTTTTGTGCTAGGTGATCTAATAGGATATTATTATCAGCCAGAAATGGTTGTCAGATATATTAGAAAATTACCATGTACAATTATAAAAGGAAATCATGAGAGAATGTTAAAAAAGATTCTTAATAAAGAGATTGATATTAATACAGTTAGAATGAAATATGGATATGGACATGAACTCGCTTTAGAAAAACTAAGCAGTGAAGAAATAGATTGGTTGATAGGTTTGCCTGATGAGGAAGAAGTAAACATTGATGGCATTAGTTTTAAATTGTGTCATGGTTCACCCTTAAGTCCGGATGAATATGTATATCCTGACTGTTCTCAAGAAAAATTGAATCAATATCTAGCTTCAAATCACGATTGTGTATTTATAGGTCATTCACATTATCCATTCACCTATAGTTATAATGGCAGATTATTAGTGAATGTTGGTTCTGTAGGACAAAGCAGAGACATTGGTGGTTTAGCTTGTTGGGGAATCTTTAATACAGATAATAGTGTGTATATATCACATAGAACACCTTATAACATAAGTAAATTAATAGAAGATATTGAACGATATGACTATGAAAATGATTATCTTAAATCTATTCTAACACGGAATAGACTAGACAACTTTTAA
- a CDS encoding SDR family NAD(P)-dependent oxidoreductase, whose protein sequence is MRLFFITGVSRGLGYSLFKKLLLQDKAFIVIIGRRFTEDQIQLSKVHPNKIKLVIYDLSHTPSSNPFENTLNKEFFEKFNEIVFINNAGVVEPIKRLGRIEDDEMIFKHININYASVVYILNVILKNKPRNMPMKILNITSGAAERSIPGWSLYCSSKKAIKTFLDVLKDEYKQITVFHIDPGVMDTGMQEVIRKSDKEDFPLLETFQSYKKLGQLKSPDEVAIDILKGYLK, encoded by the coding sequence TTGCGTTTATTTTTTATAACAGGAGTTTCGCGCGGCTTGGGTTATTCTTTGTTTAAAAAACTATTATTACAAGATAAAGCATTTATTGTCATAATAGGTAGACGGTTTACAGAAGACCAAATACAACTTTCAAAAGTTCACCCAAATAAAATAAAATTAGTAATTTATGATCTTTCACATACTCCGTCTTCTAATCCTTTCGAAAATACATTGAACAAAGAATTTTTTGAGAAATTTAACGAAATCGTTTTTATTAATAATGCTGGAGTTGTTGAACCCATAAAAAGACTAGGAAGAATTGAAGATGATGAAATGATTTTTAAACATATTAATATAAACTATGCTTCAGTTGTATATATATTAAACGTAATTCTAAAAAACAAGCCGAGGAATATGCCGATGAAAATTCTTAATATTACATCTGGAGCTGCGGAACGGTCGATTCCTGGTTGGAGTCTCTATTGTTCATCTAAAAAAGCAATTAAGACTTTTTTAGATGTTTTGAAAGATGAATATAAACAGATAACAGTATTTCATATTGACCCTGGAGTAATGGACACAGGTATGCAAGAGGTAATTAGGAAAAGTGATAAAGAAGACTTTCCATTACTCGAAACATTCCAATCTTACAAAAAATTAGGACAATTAAAATCCCCAGATGAGGTTGCGATTGATATTTTGAAAGGGTATCTAAAATGA
- the pseG gene encoding UDP-2,4-diacetamido-2,4,6-trideoxy-beta-L-altropyranose hydrolase, producing the protein MKAVFRVDASFQIGTGHVMRCLTLAEELKDRGHEVIFISRKLKGHLCDLINQRGYRVYCLPSQNKIINNCDTKHAQWLETSWEIDAHQTIEIIEKNFHYVDWLIIDHYALDHKWENQLINYSKHIMVIDDLADRKHLCDILLDQNYYLNLEDRYKCLVPSNCKLLLGPEYALLRNEFIDLRKILNNKKNDEIKNILVFFGGSDPTNETLKTLHALNLLDNNKINIDVVVGASNPYKYRIKDYCSRFPNINFHCGIDYMAKLMKQSNLAICAGGSTTWERYCMGLPAILISVAYNQIEICQALSSLGIDYYLGKSEEVNEKDIVSALYKFQNKDINLSHASMKALEIVDGLGKYRVINELFKF; encoded by the coding sequence ATGAAAGCTGTTTTTAGAGTTGATGCTTCTTTTCAAATAGGAACTGGCCATGTTATGCGCTGTTTAACATTGGCTGAGGAATTAAAAGACCGTGGGCATGAGGTTATATTTATTTCAAGAAAACTAAAGGGGCATTTGTGCGATTTAATCAATCAGAGAGGATACCGGGTCTATTGTTTACCATCTCAAAACAAAATAATAAATAATTGTGACACTAAACATGCTCAATGGCTTGAGACAAGTTGGGAGATAGATGCTCATCAAACAATTGAAATTATTGAAAAAAATTTTCATTACGTTGACTGGTTAATTATTGACCACTATGCACTAGATCATAAATGGGAAAATCAATTAATAAATTACAGTAAACATATCATGGTTATTGACGATTTAGCAGATAGAAAGCATTTATGTGATATTCTATTAGATCAAAATTATTATTTAAATTTAGAGGATCGTTATAAATGTTTAGTCCCCTCAAATTGTAAACTACTTTTAGGTCCCGAATATGCATTATTAAGGAATGAGTTTATCGACTTAAGAAAGATTTTAAATAATAAAAAAAATGATGAGATCAAAAATATTTTAGTGTTTTTTGGTGGGAGTGATCCTACAAACGAAACCTTAAAAACTTTACATGCTTTAAATCTATTGGATAATAATAAAATCAATATTGATGTAGTTGTAGGAGCTTCTAATCCCTATAAATATAGAATAAAAGATTATTGTAGTCGTTTTCCTAATATAAACTTTCATTGTGGTATAGACTATATGGCAAAATTAATGAAACAATCGAATTTAGCTATTTGTGCTGGTGGGTCTACTACATGGGAAAGGTATTGTATGGGATTACCAGCCATTTTGATTTCGGTAGCCTATAACCAAATTGAAATATGTCAAGCTTTAAGTAGCCTTGGTATCGATTATTATCTAGGCAAATCAGAAGAAGTTAATGAAAAAGATATTGTAAGTGCCTTATATAAATTCCAAAATAAAGATATAAATTTATCACATGCTTCTATGAAGGCTTTAGAAATAGTAGACGGTTTAGGCAAATATAGAGTAATAAACGAATTATTCAAATTTTAA
- a CDS encoding cytidylyltransferase domain-containing protein — protein sequence MKVAAIIQARMGSTRLPGKVLKKVLDKTLLEYQIERVKRAKTIDEIIIATTTKESDDPIVQLCQQLSIPYYRGSEEDVLSRYYEAATTFGVDVIVRLTSDCPIIDPMVIDKVVEQYLDNRDRYDYVSNTLTRTYPRGMDTEVVSYEVLKRAHEEAKGSVYREHVTAYMYHHPDQFRLCNVSNEEDESKHRWTVDTEEDFELIEKIISKLYPENTYFNMDDVLKLIDRNPAWFDINSHVEQKKLFE from the coding sequence GTGAAGGTTGCTGCGATTATCCAAGCGCGTATGGGCTCAACTAGACTTCCGGGGAAAGTATTAAAAAAAGTACTTGATAAAACGTTACTTGAATATCAAATTGAAAGGGTAAAAAGAGCGAAAACGATTGATGAAATAATTATTGCGACAACGACGAAAGAAAGTGATGACCCAATCGTTCAACTTTGTCAGCAACTTTCGATTCCTTACTATCGTGGTTCGGAGGAGGATGTGTTGTCGCGCTATTATGAAGCAGCAACAACATTTGGTGTAGATGTAATCGTTCGTTTAACATCCGATTGTCCAATTATTGATCCGATGGTTATTGATAAAGTGGTTGAACAATATTTGGATAATAGAGATCGATACGATTATGTGTCAAACACATTAACGCGTACATATCCGCGAGGGATGGATACAGAAGTAGTGTCGTATGAAGTGTTAAAAAGAGCTCATGAAGAAGCAAAAGGGTCGGTATATCGAGAGCATGTAACGGCCTATATGTATCATCATCCTGATCAATTCAGACTTTGTAATGTTTCAAACGAGGAGGACGAAAGTAAGCATCGTTGGACAGTGGACACAGAGGAAGATTTTGAATTAATAGAAAAAATCATTAGTAAACTTTATCCAGAAAACACATATTTCAATATGGATGATGTGTTAAAGCTAATTGATAGAAATCCAGCATGGTTTGATATTAACAGTCATGTTGAGCAGAAAAAATTATTTGAATAA
- the pseC gene encoding UDP-4-amino-4,6-dideoxy-N-acetyl-beta-L-altrosamine transaminase: MGKSTSWEPIRQSYLPYGKQWIDEEDIEAVVEVLKGDYLTTGPDISKFEQAVAQYVGAKYAVAFSNGTAALHGACFAAGIGQGDEVITTPMTFAASANCVLYQGGIPVFADIDEKTYNIDPNKIEEKITNKTKAIIPVDFTGQPVELDRILEIARKHSLVVIEDAAHALGATYKGRKIGSISDMTMFSFHPVKHITSGEGGVITTNNEEYYEKLLQFRSHGITRDKEKLKEYHGPWYYEMQFLGYNYRMTDIQAALGTSQLKKIDQFIALRRKFVAMYNEVFKDVNEIITPFQHKDGDSSWHLYMIRLKLDKLTASRREIFEALQQQNIGVNVHYIPIHLQPYYQQLGYKKGMCPNAEKLYEEVITLPLFPAMSEEDVNDVIHAVKRTIAYYKK, encoded by the coding sequence GTGGGGAAGTCAACATCTTGGGAACCGATTCGTCAATCATATTTGCCCTATGGAAAGCAATGGATTGATGAGGAGGACATTGAAGCAGTTGTAGAAGTATTAAAAGGAGATTACTTAACAACCGGTCCGGATATTTCAAAATTTGAACAAGCTGTTGCACAATATGTCGGGGCAAAATATGCTGTTGCTTTTTCGAATGGCACAGCAGCGCTCCATGGTGCTTGTTTTGCGGCGGGGATTGGTCAAGGAGATGAAGTGATCACAACACCGATGACCTTTGCTGCAAGTGCGAATTGTGTGCTTTATCAAGGTGGGATACCTGTTTTTGCGGATATTGATGAGAAAACGTACAATATTGACCCAAATAAAATCGAAGAGAAGATAACGAATAAGACAAAGGCTATCATCCCTGTTGATTTCACAGGTCAACCGGTTGAACTAGACCGTATTTTAGAAATCGCCAGAAAGCATAGCCTTGTCGTCATTGAAGATGCAGCGCATGCGTTAGGAGCGACATATAAGGGTAGAAAAATCGGCTCCATTAGTGATATGACGATGTTCAGCTTTCACCCAGTAAAACATATTACATCGGGTGAAGGTGGTGTGATTACGACGAATAATGAAGAGTATTATGAGAAATTACTACAATTCCGCTCTCATGGGATTACGCGCGATAAGGAAAAACTGAAAGAATATCACGGTCCTTGGTATTATGAAATGCAATTCCTTGGTTATAATTATCGAATGACTGATATTCAAGCAGCGCTAGGGACGAGCCAGCTGAAGAAGATTGATCAATTTATTGCACTTCGTCGAAAATTTGTTGCAATGTATAATGAAGTGTTCAAAGATGTGAATGAAATTATTACGCCATTCCAACATAAAGATGGAGATTCAAGTTGGCACTTATATATGATTCGATTGAAATTGGATAAACTAACAGCGTCAAGACGCGAAATTTTTGAAGCACTTCAACAACAAAACATTGGTGTCAACGTTCACTACATCCCTATTCATTTACAGCCTTATTATCAACAACTGGGTTACAAAAAAGGAATGTGTCCAAATGCTGAAAAATTGTATGAAGAAGTGATTACGTTGCCTTTATTCCCAGCGATGAGTGAAGAAGATGTTAACGATGTAATTCATGCTGTAAAGAGGACGATAGCCTATTACAAAAAATAA
- the pseB gene encoding UDP-N-acetylglucosamine 4,6-dehydratase (inverting), which yields MFENQVVLVTGGTGSFGKKFVKTILAYDVKKVIIFSRDELKQYEMSQEYNDPRLRFFIGDVRDKDRLYRAFDGVDIVVHAAALKHVGACEYNPFEAIKTNIYGAQNVIEAAIDRGVKKVIALSTDKAAAPINLYGATKLASDKLFVAANSYVGFKDTKFSVVRYGNVVGSRGSVVPFFKKMRHTGKLPITDERMTRFWITLDQGVQFVLDNLQRMRGGEIFVPKIPSMRVVDLAKAIAPECEIEIVGIRPGEKLHEAMITEDDARRTLEFDTYYVIQPEFPWWSEAYVEGGKTLPDGFKYTSDTNTQWLTVEELRELVDGM from the coding sequence ATGTTTGAAAATCAAGTCGTCCTTGTTACTGGCGGTACAGGATCATTTGGGAAAAAATTTGTAAAAACTATATTGGCCTATGATGTAAAAAAAGTTATCATATTCAGTCGGGATGAGTTAAAACAATATGAGATGTCGCAAGAATATAACGATCCTCGCCTCCGTTTTTTTATTGGGGATGTCCGTGACAAAGATCGTTTGTATCGAGCGTTTGATGGGGTAGATATTGTTGTACATGCAGCAGCACTGAAACATGTTGGAGCATGCGAGTATAATCCGTTCGAAGCGATTAAGACGAATATTTACGGAGCGCAAAACGTCATTGAAGCAGCGATCGATCGAGGAGTCAAAAAAGTGATTGCTTTAAGTACGGACAAAGCAGCGGCTCCTATCAATCTCTATGGTGCAACAAAACTTGCATCAGACAAGTTATTTGTGGCTGCGAATTCATATGTTGGATTTAAGGATACGAAGTTTTCAGTAGTTCGCTACGGAAATGTAGTTGGCAGCCGAGGGAGTGTCGTTCCGTTCTTTAAGAAAATGCGCCATACAGGCAAGTTGCCGATTACAGATGAGAGAATGACACGTTTCTGGATCACCCTTGATCAAGGTGTGCAATTTGTGTTAGATAACTTACAACGTATGCGTGGGGGAGAAATTTTTGTTCCGAAAATCCCAAGTATGAGAGTAGTTGATTTAGCCAAGGCGATTGCACCAGAATGTGAAATTGAAATTGTTGGTATCCGTCCGGGAGAGAAGCTTCATGAAGCGATGATTACGGAAGATGATGCTCGCCGTACTTTGGAATTTGACACTTATTATGTTATTCAACCGGAGTTTCCATGGTGGTCTGAAGCGTATGTAGAAGGAGGAAAAACGCTTCCAGATGGATTTAAATATACGAGCGATACGAACACGCAATGGTTAACGGTGGAAGAGTTACGAGAGTTGGTAGATGGAATGTAA